Within the Taeniopygia guttata chromosome 1, bTaeGut7.mat, whole genome shotgun sequence genome, the region TATCTTTAGACAGAGTATTATGTTACACAATATTGGAATTGAACAAGTCTCTTGAGCAAATCAGTATCAAACTACTGATGTTACAGTATTTTCATACCGTCCTAGGTAGTTTAGTGAACCATTAGGAAGTTTTGACACTAACATTATTTTGGATCAAATAATACATGTGTTCTGTTAATTACTAAACCATAAATATTCAATAGATTTAATTTTAACACTTGGTCTCCACTGGATCAAGCTGATTACTAGAAATAAGTCTGTCTAAGATGTAGCAATGTTTCTGGTCCATTAGGACCATTAGGAGAGGCTTAGTGATTATGGCTGAGAAAGGAATAAAGATCACTTGAACAATCAACCTACAAACCCATGTATACCATGGGCATACCATGGGAGACTCCTTGACTACCAAACTCACATACCATTGCCACTCCTCTCTTTAAATGACATTAAAATACCTGCCATCTggtattatatttatttttagtaccttttttatgtttttccccatggaaaaaGCTTGTGAGTAATACTTTAGAATTAGAGTGTTAAAGTTAAAAATACTCTTATACACATAAATGATCATTTTAGTGTATGTAAAAAGATAATATGGTAAGTAGGCTGTGGAAAACAGAGGATGCTTACAGCACTTGAACAAATGAACTAGTTTCCACATGAtcagcagaacacagaaataTGAAATCAGAGTTGATTTAGGTGGCAAAAATAAAGTCCTACACATACACGGAATGTAAACATTCTCTGACTCATTACAGAACAGTTGCTTAAGACAGAATTAAATAGTCAACATGTGCTCATTCACTGAAGTCATCAGTTTTAGAAACACACAATAAGTGTAGCATGCATCTGTTCAGACTGAATGTGATCATTACATGGCTATAAACTTCAGCCAAGAAAAGAAGTTACTATAGCTCTCTCCCTTCTCACGATTTCCTCATCTTGCTTCATAAATAACTTCAGTCTGAAGTTATTTGAGTTTCCACATGTAAGAGTTACAACACCATTTATTTCTTAAAGGCTTGACACTTAAAGAGGCAGGGacactgaaggaagaaaaaggaaatgttccTTTGGAAAAGCAGGTCTTATACAGAACCAGTTAACATTTACCACAGTCATGGTTCAAGCACTATTTAATGCTTCTTACTCCTATAAATCCCACTTCCTTAGCAGTGTGGAACTGAAAAACAGCACTGCTCTCATCTGTTACAGGTTTATTGAGTAGCAAATCTACTGGAGAGGAAGCAGCTTGCACACACATTTTACAACCTTGGTCAAGTCCTCATCTCTGAAAATATCTCTAGTCTGAGAAACCCTCTGAGATGGTCATCTACTAAGGAAACTCTTCCTCAACACATTAAGCGAACTCCCAGTTCCATACCTTGTATTATTTCCAATAGTAAAAGATTATCAGAATTTACAGTAAAGTCACAAAAGACCACTTCAAAACAGAATTACAGCTTCTGCAGCTTGTTCTggatttcacatttttattgcaAGTACATGACAAGTACCCATTTTGGCCAGAACTTTCAGCTTTATGCTTGCCttctttttaacatttaaatgcACATCCAGGTTAATCTGCTGGAACACTCAGGAGTAGATACCTTCCACGAAAACACTGTATGAAAGGATGCAGCAGGTACGGTACCATCTTCTTATTTTAGTCTCTGTTTTGTGTAGAGTGCTGATGAACCCCAAAGCTCCATGGTGAGGTCTCTTGACGAGGACTTCAGtatcctttccttcctctgaaTCTTGCCCTGGTATCCAACTGAAAATTGAAGACAATATATTAAGAGCAGGTATTTTCCAAAAGAGGCATTGTAGAGTGTTTGTGCTACCTTGGCACTTTGTAACAACAGAACAAAGGCCAGaataaagcagaagaaaactaGTGATGTAACCAACAAGCCACAGGGGATTCCAATGAAAGAGGGATTATACAATCTTAAACATCACACAAAACTAAAATTATGTGGTAAGTGTCTTATGCATTCTGAAATAAACAACATAAATTATAGAACAGCATAGTAGGATGGCAAGGAACCCATGAAAAACAAGGTAAATCTGCTTAGATAATTTTGCAAATGTAACCGGTAAAGTGAAGGAGGAAAATTCAGATCTGGTTGAAGTAAGAGTCACTAGAAATGTCTGTAAGGAGAGGGATAACTTAAATACACCAagtttctggaaaaaatataaGCCAATCAGTAAAAACAGAAACATTATTAAACTTGTAAAATCTGCACATTTAATCTTGGCAATTACAGAAAAAACATTTACTGAAAGGCTAAAGATGATGGTAAACTAAAATAAATGCCACAGTGCAGTACTTACAGAAGCTAAACGGCAAGTTCTTTCCCaatgcagcagaaaaacatACTGTGATCTTGGGAGAATCTTTCTGAACTCAGATAGCCATCTTGAAGAGGGCCATGACAGATTGCAACTCAGCCATATTCTGATATTAGACTGAGGAGGTTTCTTTTACCACCATTAACTAACCCTCTTCCAGAATTCAGAACTGCAGCAAAATTTGTAAAGAGCTAGACTCACGATGACACAGCTTGTCCAATAACCAAGCAGCTTTCACTTTCAACCTTGGCCCTACTTCAACATCTAAAGTGTACTAAAGTTATTCCTCTGATTAGACTTCCCCtttccttgaaaagaaaacagcattgaGGCAAAACCCCTGATGATTTTTGCATACTGAAAGTTATATCTGTATTTAGTCTCTAACTTGGTTTTGGACACTCTAAGTTTCACTATTATAACGAATACCAAGTTTGACTGAGTATGATTATGGAGATTTACAGAATTAACAGGACACTCATCAGTCTTAAAATTTGGAAGAGTTAAATAAAATCATTTAAGAGCCAGGCCTGTCCCTGCATGACTGGAGGCATTTAGCTAGAAACTTTAATCAGGCTCCCTTAACAATTCACAGGCAGAAAAATATAGACATATCATCTGGAGATGCATATGTTACTACTGCAGCTTTATATAGGTATTTCAAACTTTCAATATACAACATCTTCCCATacacagaaataataatttgtcaCTTTATGGATTAATATGGTTCATATACAAGAGGTACAAAAAGCTCCTACAATGAATACAAGATGGAAGAGAAATTTAAAGTACCATTGCAGCTTGAAGTACCTTAGCCATTTTGgcagtaaagaaaaaattaagaacattttGTATGTAAATGGTTGTAAATTTCTCTTTATTGTAGATAATTGTGTAAAAAAGTTTGAAGTgtccttttttattaaaatatttacaacagTAAACATGTTAGCAATTTTGTTCAAATATCTTCGCAGTACATTCCTAAAAACAAGTTACTTGTACATTTCTGTAGCTTAAATTTAACTGCAACAAGTCTATGTAGCGTAACTCTTACTGCAGATACTATGCACATACTGGCATAAGCTCTACATTATGAGAGGTTTAAGTGACACcaaaaaagcagttttattgAAGAGTAATATTGGAATACCTTGCCTTGGGATTGTGTGAAAGTACAGATCAATAGAGTTGCGATGGTAAAGCAACAACTGGCTCTAGATACAGATCTGTTCTCTCCTTCTATGAGAGACTGTGAGAATAGATTTTCTTTAGTGACTACTTCAAATATACATGGACAACTCTGGCACACAGAAGAAACAGTGATGAAAGGCACAATTAACATGACCCATATCAGGTTTCCAAAGATAGCAGCAAGttttttcatcagaaaaaaagattgaaatGAGCCCTGCACTTCTCATGTTTGCAAAGTTTTAATGCCATCTTTACCAcatcttaaatatattttagatgttatggaaacagaagcaaaaacatTTTGGACAGGGAACTCCtatcaaaatacagaaaactttatctaattacattttttaaaattacttgtCATTTTCATGCAGGATAGTTCATTATATTAAAAACCAAACTGTTATTTATCATGAATTCTAGTACTCCGAGAAAATTAATGATTCAACACGAATTCGATGCAAAATTCTTGCTTCAACAGTAAAAGTCTCACTTCATTTAAATGTCCTCTTTATAGACGTTTTCGAAAGACCTTACAGGCAAAAGATAGCTTGCCAGTATCTTTTACTTGATATATTTTACCTGATCTACTAACATTTTTTAACCTAAAACTTTACTAAAAAACAATAGTGAAAATACCTATATCTGAAAATACATCTATACCTATGTCACACTTACCTGTGACATTCTAAGCCTAATCCAATTTAAACATgcctttttctaatttttcctaCTCTATAGCTTCTTCTTAATGAGAACTGATACAATACCCATAGTTTAATCAGGATTCAAAGGCAAGAACTGTTCTGCTTAATGACACCCACCTTAgtaaaataatgtgtttttctcAACAGAGGGGGGAAAGGACAGGAAACATTCAGGCCAGTAGCAGAAAACACCGCACACTTACCATTGATCTTTTGCATGCAAAGAATGTCACTTGCAAACTCCTACAGTGTCCTTCCCTCAAGCATTGTTTAGggcttttgttttcctaatacatgaaaaaataaagattaaaaatttgATTTCTACAGCTCATCAAAGAGACATCAAAACACTTGACAATCATAGAACAGAATCACGGAATATTGTGACTTGGAAAGCAgccacaaggatcatccagtccaacccttAAGGGAAGGCAAATACAGGGATGGGACCCACGACGCTGGCACCACGCTCTGGCCAACTGGAAGGGGCTTTTGAGGATTATTTACTGCCGACTTCAGAGAAGTTCACTAGGGATTTCACTTCGGTACGGTGACCTGCGCTCTCCTCCGGAACTGTAATTCCCTAAGCTGCTGCAAACAAGAGGTGAGAGGCCCTGAGGGCGCCGTGCGGGTCTCAGGCCGGGAGGGCAGCGGGCTCACCCGCAGGACGCAGGGGCTCTCCAGCAGGCACTGCCGCAGGTCCTCCCGCACGCCGCTGCAGGCGCGCCCGTCCTCCTCCTTGTCCTCGTAGTACTTGGGCATGGCGGCGAGCCCGGCGCTAcgccccgctgccgcccgccgCCATCCCGGGCGCTGCTTCCGGCGGGGGCAGGAAGGGACGGGGCGGCTCCGGGAAGGATCGGAGCGCCTGCGCCGCGGACGGTGCCGGAGGGCCGCGGGAGGCTGCGGAGGCGGCCGTGCTGGCgctgccggcggggcgggggtcGCGCCGCGGGCCGGGAGCAGGTGAGACCCTGAGCGCGGGGCGGGGCTCGGCGGCGCGGCGCTGCCCGCCCGAGCTGGGCGCAGGCCCGCTGAGGGGGCGGGCGTTCGTCAGCGGCGGCCGGGCCGCTCCCAAGTCATGGAATCGTACACTGCTAAGGGCTGGGAGAGACCGTAAAGATCGTATGGTTCCAGCCCCCCGCCGTGGGCAGGGAtacctcccactagaccagcttgctctgagccccatccagcttggccttgATGGGGCTGGGACTCCCACagtctccctgggcagcctgtgccagtgcctcatcCCCtccacagtaaagaatttcttccttgtgtctaacctaaatttcccctgtttcagtttgtgcccgttactccttgtcctatcactgcaGTTCCTGGTGAAGTGTCCCAGCTTCCCTGTTTTCCCCCTTCGGATATTGGGAGGTGCTAGAAGGTCTCCACACAA harbors:
- the COA5 gene encoding uncharacterized LOC100228523, encoding MPKYYEDKEEDGRACSGVREDLRQCLLESPCVLRENKSPKQCLREGHCRSLQVTFFACKRSMLDTRARFRGRKGY